The Myxococcales bacterium genome contains a region encoding:
- a CDS encoding tetratricopeptide repeat protein, translating to MAARTPRSRGLYARRGLAARSRLDRTTHAMLLRQLYLAHFEVERFELALEVAKQALELEVLPDVLAQDAARAALAAGLLDEGLVHLRRAARSGPAARRPFHQWTLGSALFLAGRYREATAAFERAARWGTTDKPLFRAHLALARLSAGEPQPNLTQTFSELVAAPCGQGYGRFVLGQLAYAMGDWTEARRYLEAFLKRSEGGRPSLAIALRGELEVARSTLAKMRAN from the coding sequence ATGGCGGCGCGCACCCCGCGCTCGCGAGGCTTGTACGCTCGGCGGGGCCTCGCCGCCCGCAGCCGCCTCGACCGCACCACCCACGCGATGCTGCTGCGGCAGCTGTATTTGGCTCATTTCGAGGTCGAGCGGTTCGAGCTCGCGCTCGAGGTCGCGAAGCAGGCGCTCGAGCTCGAGGTGCTCCCCGACGTGCTCGCCCAAGACGCGGCGCGGGCGGCCCTCGCGGCCGGCCTCCTCGACGAGGGGCTCGTGCACCTGCGGCGCGCCGCCCGGAGCGGGCCCGCCGCCCGCCGGCCCTTTCACCAGTGGACCCTCGGCAGCGCGCTGTTTCTCGCGGGTCGATACCGCGAGGCCACCGCGGCCTTCGAGCGCGCAGCGCGCTGGGGCACGACCGACAAGCCGCTCTTCCGCGCGCACCTCGCGCTGGCGAGGCTCTCGGCGGGCGAGCCTCAGCCCAACCTCACGCAGACCTTCAGCGAGCTCGTCGCCGCGCCGTGTGGCCAGGGTTATGGCCGCTTCGTGCTCGGGCAGCTCGCGTACGCGATGGGCGACTGGACCGAGGCCCGCCGCTACCTCGAGGCCTTCCTCAAGCGCAGCGAGGGGGGGCGGCCGAGCCTCGCCATCGCGCTCCGTGGGGAGCTCGAGGTCGCCCGGAGCACGCTCGCGAAGATGCGCGCGAACTGA
- a CDS encoding CRTAC1 family protein, with protein sequence MRLPRQSSPRAWRAALVASLASLAPALAACAATPTTEPAPSPPPEAPAICKPPAALPEGGHFVDVTAEVGLTGVTGGRVTTADLDGDGLPDLVVHNFGGKREGIVKVLMNRGGKFVDETAKSGFLDSREASGSGRLGHLTVFGDVDNDGDLDAFEGVYLDGKEDAAAKGDRNEVRLNDGKGHFTFAEAGPMQDARLPTTSAAFLDADRDGKLDVFLGTFYASGIQGAGNFLYKGAGDGSFTDEAESSGVLRPKPAAGGDQDAFLAGKTRRATYGVTACDVDGDGDTDLMVSAYGRQWNELWKNDGNGKFVEVGEGTPFAADDTVTFNDNEFYRCYCSTNSGKCPSDVPSPRVGCTNGAWSPGFDDQPARNGGNTFSTVCADLDGDGALDAFHAEIKHWHIGQSSDSSQMLRNDGTGKFVRVPNEVSGLGRKHTISDWNEGDIVAAAFDYDADGRNDVFVGSSDYPETYGLLFHQEPDKKFRELARDVGIDHYHAVGVSAADIDGDGDLDLIVATSVARCSGDLKCPSTPAIKIYRNQVGHKRNLVRVKLVGGGAGKSNRAGIGARVTVKTAAGSQVQEVSGGYGHFGLQHDSVLTFGLGDACAITEITVRWPNGERTTQTLTRGLKANTLLEISEGADAVVSKPLAEGR encoded by the coding sequence ATGCGTCTCCCCCGCCAGTCCTCGCCGCGCGCCTGGCGCGCCGCCCTCGTCGCGTCGCTCGCGTCGCTCGCGCCCGCGCTCGCGGCATGCGCCGCCACCCCCACGACCGAGCCCGCGCCGAGCCCGCCGCCGGAGGCGCCCGCGATCTGCAAGCCGCCCGCCGCGCTCCCCGAGGGTGGGCACTTCGTCGACGTCACGGCCGAGGTGGGCCTCACCGGCGTGACCGGCGGCCGGGTGACCACGGCCGATCTCGACGGCGACGGTCTGCCCGACCTCGTGGTGCACAACTTCGGCGGCAAGCGCGAGGGCATCGTCAAGGTGCTCATGAACCGCGGCGGGAAGTTCGTCGACGAGACCGCGAAGAGCGGTTTTCTCGACTCGCGCGAGGCCTCCGGCTCGGGCCGCCTTGGCCACCTCACGGTGTTCGGCGACGTCGACAACGACGGCGATCTCGACGCCTTCGAGGGCGTGTACCTCGACGGCAAGGAAGACGCCGCGGCCAAGGGCGACCGCAACGAGGTGCGGCTGAACGACGGCAAGGGGCACTTCACCTTCGCCGAAGCCGGGCCCATGCAGGACGCTCGACTCCCCACGACATCGGCCGCCTTCCTCGACGCCGACCGCGACGGGAAGCTCGACGTGTTCCTGGGCACCTTCTACGCGAGCGGCATCCAGGGTGCGGGCAACTTTCTCTACAAGGGCGCCGGCGACGGCTCGTTCACCGACGAGGCCGAGTCGTCTGGCGTGCTGCGGCCGAAGCCCGCGGCCGGCGGCGATCAGGACGCCTTCCTCGCCGGCAAGACACGGCGCGCCACGTACGGCGTCACCGCGTGCGACGTCGACGGCGACGGCGACACCGACCTCATGGTGAGCGCGTACGGGCGCCAGTGGAATGAGCTCTGGAAGAACGATGGGAATGGCAAGTTCGTCGAGGTCGGCGAGGGCACGCCGTTCGCGGCGGACGACACCGTGACGTTCAACGACAACGAGTTCTATCGTTGCTACTGCTCGACGAACTCGGGGAAGTGCCCGAGCGACGTGCCCTCCCCCAGGGTGGGCTGCACCAACGGCGCGTGGAGCCCCGGGTTCGACGACCAGCCCGCGCGCAACGGCGGCAACACCTTCAGCACCGTCTGCGCCGATCTGGACGGCGACGGCGCCCTCGACGCCTTCCACGCCGAGATCAAGCACTGGCATATTGGGCAGTCCTCGGATTCGTCGCAGATGCTCCGCAACGACGGGACTGGAAAGTTCGTCCGCGTCCCGAACGAGGTCTCGGGCCTGGGGCGCAAGCACACCATCTCCGACTGGAACGAGGGCGACATCGTCGCCGCCGCGTTCGACTACGACGCCGACGGGCGGAACGACGTGTTCGTCGGCTCCTCCGACTACCCCGAGACCTACGGGCTCCTCTTCCACCAGGAGCCGGACAAGAAATTCCGCGAGCTGGCGCGCGACGTGGGGATCGACCACTACCACGCGGTCGGCGTCTCGGCGGCCGACATCGACGGCGACGGGGACCTCGATCTCATCGTCGCGACCAGCGTCGCGCGGTGCAGCGGCGACCTCAAGTGCCCGAGCACCCCGGCGATCAAAATCTATCGCAACCAGGTTGGCCACAAGCGAAACCTGGTGCGCGTGAAGCTCGTCGGCGGCGGCGCCGGCAAGAGCAACCGCGCAGGCATCGGCGCGCGGGTCACCGTGAAGACCGCCGCAGGCAGCCAGGTGCAGGAGGTCTCCGGTGGGTATGGCCACTTCGGCCTCCAGCACGACAGCGTGCTCACCTTCGGCCTCGGCGACGCGTGCGCCATCACGGAGATCACGGTCCGCTGGCCGAATGGCGAGCGCACCACGCAGACCCTCACGCGTGGCCTCAAGGCCAACACCCTGCTCGAGATCAGCGAGGGGGCCGACGCGGTCGTCTCCAAGCCGCTGGCCGAGGGGCGCTGA
- a CDS encoding aspartate kinase produces the protein MALLVQKFGGTSVGSVERIQNVARRCLAAQRAGNRVVVIVSAMSGETNRLLGLAHQITQVPEAREMDAIAATGEQVTAGLTALAICAEGGRARSLLGHQVRVLTDAAFTKARIKSIDHSRITAALADGEIAVVAGFQGVDAEGNITTLGRGGSDTSAVAIAAAIGADACEIFTDVDGVYTTDPNMCPSARKIGRISYEEMLELASLGAKVLQIRSVEIAMKYGVPVHVRSSFSEAPGTWVTREDKSLEEVVVAGVAYDKNDARVHLVGVADRPGVVAEVFAALAEANVGVDMIIQSAPNTASDGARADVTFTVSKTELARAKPIIDAVAQHVGASAVRYDEDIVKVSIVGLGMRSHAGVAAKMFQLLAGCGINIQAITTSEIKISCIVHAKYTELAVRTLHDGFGLHEAPAPASPQE, from the coding sequence GTGGCTCTCCTGGTTCAGAAGTTCGGTGGCACGTCGGTCGGCTCGGTCGAGCGAATCCAGAACGTGGCGCGCCGCTGCCTCGCGGCCCAGCGCGCGGGCAACCGCGTCGTGGTCATCGTGAGCGCGATGAGCGGCGAGACCAACCGGCTGCTCGGCCTCGCCCACCAGATAACCCAGGTGCCCGAGGCTCGTGAGATGGACGCGATCGCGGCGACCGGCGAGCAGGTCACCGCGGGGCTCACGGCGCTCGCCATCTGCGCCGAGGGCGGCCGCGCCCGCTCGCTCCTCGGGCATCAGGTGCGCGTGCTCACCGACGCGGCCTTCACCAAGGCGCGCATCAAGTCCATCGATCACTCGAGGATCACGGCGGCGCTCGCGGACGGCGAGATCGCGGTCGTCGCGGGCTTCCAGGGGGTCGACGCCGAGGGCAACATCACGACCCTCGGGCGCGGCGGGTCCGACACCTCGGCGGTGGCGATCGCGGCCGCCATAGGCGCCGACGCCTGCGAGATCTTCACCGACGTCGACGGCGTGTACACGACCGACCCCAACATGTGCCCATCGGCCCGGAAGATCGGCCGAATCTCGTACGAGGAGATGCTCGAGCTCGCGTCGCTCGGCGCCAAGGTGCTCCAGATTCGGAGCGTGGAGATCGCGATGAAGTACGGCGTGCCTGTCCACGTTCGCAGCTCGTTCTCGGAGGCCCCCGGCACCTGGGTGACGCGCGAGGACAAGTCGCTCGAGGAGGTGGTCGTCGCGGGCGTCGCCTACGACAAGAACGACGCCCGAGTGCACCTCGTGGGCGTCGCCGATCGCCCCGGCGTCGTCGCCGAGGTGTTCGCCGCGCTGGCCGAGGCGAACGTTGGCGTCGACATGATCATCCAGAGCGCCCCGAACACCGCGAGCGACGGCGCGCGCGCCGACGTGACCTTCACGGTCTCCAAGACCGAGCTCGCGCGCGCCAAGCCGATCATCGACGCGGTGGCGCAGCACGTGGGGGCCAGCGCGGTCCGCTACGACGAGGACATCGTCAAGGTGAGCATCGTGGGGCTCGGCATGCGCTCGCACGCGGGGGTCGCCGCGAAGATGTTCCAGCTCCTCGCGGGCTGCGGAATCAACATTCAAGCCATCACGACCAGCGAGATCAAGATCTCCTGCATCGTGCATGCAAAGTACACAGAGCTCGCCGTCCGCACACTGCACGACGGCTTCGGCCTCCACGAGGCGCCCGCGCCCGCCTCCCCGCAAGAGTGA
- a CDS encoding outer membrane beta-barrel protein, whose amino-acid sequence MSRAIRANVKPGPGLLAPRAPRAPRVRGVAARVALTLAAACTITLASGDARAFEKQHHLGLSPGLAVLKVDNKSTASVGAGLSIHYAYGLTDQFNFLAEGGSHVVAANQERDTPDTPSTFPARVDHLGVGVGYVLDVLRWVPYFGVLGQGYLLSGGTLEGNVGAAGVAIAAGLDYQLGRRFAVGLAFRQHFIATELSTYPTYTVAQLRAEYVWGY is encoded by the coding sequence GTGAGCCGTGCTATTCGAGCGAACGTGAAGCCCGGCCCAGGTCTCCTCGCCCCGCGCGCCCCGCGCGCCCCGCGCGTGCGGGGAGTCGCCGCGCGCGTCGCGCTGACCCTCGCGGCGGCCTGCACAATCACCCTCGCCTCCGGCGACGCGCGGGCGTTCGAGAAGCAGCATCACCTCGGCCTCTCGCCCGGGCTCGCCGTGCTCAAGGTGGACAACAAGTCGACCGCGAGCGTGGGCGCGGGCCTGTCCATCCACTACGCGTACGGGCTCACCGACCAGTTCAATTTCCTCGCCGAGGGCGGCAGCCACGTGGTCGCCGCCAACCAGGAGCGCGACACGCCCGACACGCCGAGCACGTTCCCGGCCCGGGTCGACCACCTGGGCGTGGGCGTCGGCTACGTGCTCGACGTGCTCCGCTGGGTGCCCTATTTCGGAGTGCTCGGGCAGGGCTATCTGCTGAGCGGCGGTACGCTCGAGGGCAACGTGGGCGCGGCCGGTGTGGCCATCGCGGCCGGCCTCGACTACCAGCTAGGCCGACGCTTCGCCGTGGGCCTCGCCTTCCGACAGCACTTCATCGCGACGGAGCTCTCTACCTACCCCACGTACACGGTCGCGCAGCTGCGCGCCGAGTACGTGTGGGGCTACTAG
- a CDS encoding thioredoxin domain-containing protein, whose protein sequence is MISRTTRAIALGLLLVSATGACGRRAVPVADVTLQTKPVAEVAVATGTEPRAPADDSERDAAVPVFATDPTDGNRDALVTLVEFSDLQCPFCGRAASTVDALREAYTPDQLRIVWRHYPLPFHPFARPLAEAGVGVLELGGSPAFFRYQREAFAALGRAGGLTAASPRHFAEGAGVSGDAIDDGLRDHRWAATVDRDLDVGQRLGVNGTPAFFINGVALGGAQPLEKFKEVIDTELARAKALVAEGTPRRSVYVAATKTGFTPPKREEPEAEPPPDLTVYKVPVGNSPSLGPQTALVTIVEFSDFQCPYCKRVEPTLTEVRRHYGDKVRLVWKDMPLPFHSRAVPAAILAREARAQRGDAAFWDMHGRLYADQTNLEEAGLLALARQAKLDTGRVSRALAQKSHLAAIEADMDAGDDVNASGTPHFFINGRRLVGAQPLEKFKEIIDVELARAEAQVRAGTPASGVYAELQKSAQLTTPPVVKKTVASDPQAPFRGAAGAKVTILEFSDLQCPFCRRVEPTLDEVLKAFPGKVRVEWRNLPLAMHADAELAAEAALEAKKQKGNAGFFKMQKLIFDGQGQPDGLKRDALDGYARTVGLDPTKFAAALDGHVHLAAIQRDKAAASAAGISGTPAFLVNGVYLSGAQPYRRFRRVVQAALSGKP, encoded by the coding sequence ATGATTTCACGAACGACTCGCGCGATCGCGCTAGGACTGCTGCTCGTATCGGCGACGGGGGCGTGCGGACGGCGCGCGGTGCCCGTGGCCGACGTGACCCTCCAGACGAAGCCCGTCGCGGAGGTCGCCGTCGCGACCGGGACCGAGCCTCGGGCGCCCGCCGACGACTCCGAGCGCGACGCGGCGGTGCCGGTCTTCGCGACCGATCCCACCGACGGCAACCGCGACGCCCTCGTGACGCTCGTGGAGTTCTCCGACCTCCAGTGCCCGTTCTGCGGACGCGCGGCCAGCACGGTCGACGCGCTCCGCGAGGCCTACACGCCCGACCAACTCCGCATCGTCTGGCGGCACTACCCCCTGCCGTTCCACCCGTTCGCGCGGCCGCTGGCCGAGGCGGGCGTGGGCGTGCTCGAGCTTGGCGGCTCTCCGGCGTTCTTCCGCTACCAGCGCGAGGCGTTCGCTGCCCTCGGACGCGCGGGCGGCCTGACCGCCGCGTCGCCTCGCCACTTCGCAGAGGGCGCGGGCGTGAGCGGCGACGCGATCGACGACGGGCTGCGCGACCACCGCTGGGCGGCCACGGTCGACCGCGACCTGGACGTCGGCCAGCGGCTCGGGGTGAACGGCACTCCGGCGTTCTTCATCAACGGCGTCGCCCTCGGCGGAGCCCAGCCGCTCGAGAAGTTCAAGGAGGTCATCGACACGGAGCTCGCGCGCGCGAAGGCGCTCGTCGCCGAGGGGACTCCCCGCCGTTCCGTGTATGTTGCAGCGACCAAGACGGGCTTCACGCCGCCGAAGAGGGAAGAGCCGGAGGCCGAACCGCCGCCCGACCTCACGGTTTACAAGGTGCCCGTCGGCAACAGCCCATCGCTGGGTCCGCAGACGGCGCTCGTCACGATCGTGGAGTTCTCCGACTTCCAGTGCCCCTACTGCAAGCGCGTCGAGCCCACCCTCACGGAGGTGCGCCGGCACTACGGCGACAAGGTGCGGTTGGTGTGGAAAGACATGCCGCTGCCCTTCCACTCGCGCGCGGTGCCCGCCGCGATCCTCGCGCGCGAGGCGCGCGCCCAGCGGGGTGACGCGGCGTTCTGGGACATGCACGGGCGGCTCTACGCCGACCAGACGAACCTCGAAGAGGCGGGGCTCCTGGCGCTCGCGCGGCAGGCGAAGCTCGACACGGGGCGCGTCTCGAGGGCGCTCGCGCAGAAGAGCCACCTGGCGGCGATCGAGGCCGACATGGACGCCGGCGACGACGTGAACGCGTCGGGCACGCCGCACTTCTTCATCAACGGGCGACGGCTCGTGGGCGCGCAGCCCCTCGAGAAGTTCAAGGAGATCATCGACGTCGAGCTCGCCCGCGCCGAGGCCCAGGTCCGCGCGGGCACCCCCGCCTCGGGTGTGTACGCAGAGCTGCAGAAGAGCGCGCAGCTCACCACTCCTCCGGTCGTGAAGAAGACCGTGGCTAGCGATCCGCAGGCGCCGTTCCGCGGCGCGGCCGGAGCGAAGGTCACCATCCTCGAGTTCTCGGACCTCCAGTGCCCCTTCTGCCGGCGGGTGGAGCCGACGCTCGACGAGGTGCTGAAGGCGTTCCCAGGGAAGGTGCGCGTCGAGTGGCGCAATCTGCCGCTCGCGATGCACGCCGACGCCGAGCTCGCCGCGGAGGCCGCCCTCGAGGCGAAGAAGCAGAAGGGCAACGCGGGGTTCTTCAAGATGCAGAAGCTCATCTTCGACGGCCAGGGTCAGCCCGACGGCCTGAAGCGCGACGCGCTCGACGGGTACGCCCGCACCGTGGGGCTCGATCCGACCAAGTTCGCGGCGGCCCTCGACGGTCACGTGCATCTCGCAGCTATCCAGCGCGACAAGGCCGCGGCGAGCGCGGCGGGCATCTCCGGCACGCCGGCCTTCTTGGTGAACGGGGTGTACCTCTCCGGCGCGCAGCCCTACAGGCGCTTTCGGCGGGTCGTGCAGGCCGCGCTCTCCGGGAAGCCGTGA
- a CDS encoding phosphatase PAP2 family protein, with translation MRALDQAVFFLLYGPSPPSAWLTFMAAWSLVGGGYALFAIAPWVLVARVRREVAGLLAAIVLTSIVVFAMKHGFGRVRPYAALAGVHALAFAPPTDPSFPSGHAAGSACLAGYFADRARPARTALLALAAGLVALSRIVLGVHFPLDTVAGAALGATVGALMARRTMPRTEQN, from the coding sequence ATGCGCGCGCTCGACCAGGCCGTGTTCTTCCTCCTGTACGGGCCCTCCCCTCCCTCGGCGTGGCTCACCTTCATGGCGGCGTGGTCTCTGGTCGGCGGCGGGTACGCGCTGTTCGCGATCGCGCCTTGGGTGCTCGTCGCGCGAGTGCGAAGGGAGGTGGCGGGGCTGCTCGCGGCCATCGTCCTCACCTCGATCGTGGTGTTCGCCATGAAGCACGGGTTCGGGCGGGTGCGGCCCTACGCGGCCCTCGCCGGCGTGCACGCGCTCGCCTTCGCGCCGCCGACCGACCCTTCCTTCCCGAGCGGGCACGCGGCCGGCAGCGCCTGCCTCGCGGGCTACTTCGCCGATCGCGCGCGGCCCGCGCGCACGGCCTTGCTCGCCCTCGCCGCCGGGCTCGTCGCGCTCTCGCGGATCGTGCTCGGCGTCCATTTTCCGCTCGACACGGTGGCGGGCGCGGCCCTGGGCGCCACGGTCGGGGCGCTCATGGCGCGTCGCACCATGCCAAGAACTGAACAGAACTGA
- a CDS encoding prephenate dehydrogenase/arogenate dehydrogenase family protein, with protein MPQRPTSEELAALREELSSVDRALLEVVARRSRCVAEIAAFKAREDVPALDRARETDHLESMLARGAELGLVEDLVRPLFEALFAASRAEQRHVRLAALAPLRVGIVGATAGIGATLARVFTRAGLVVEGTGLDAGAPAGEIAARSELVVLAAPIDVTCAVAAQVGPHVVPGACLMDVTSVKRAPIAAMLAATSPEVDVVGAHPLFGPSAAPDLEGRRVVLCRGRGDVWMPRVARLFELLGAEVVEADAEEHDHHMAFGQALTQAKAIALGATLARSGVSLARARALSTETSRADLSTLERLAAQRPGLFADLLCENPEAPSACAALAQELAALAREAAAHDRDALIRQFIAVARVVLGGA; from the coding sequence ATGCCGCAACGCCCCACCTCCGAGGAGCTCGCCGCGCTCCGCGAGGAGCTCTCCTCGGTCGACCGCGCGTTGCTCGAGGTCGTGGCCCGGCGGAGCCGCTGCGTCGCGGAGATCGCGGCGTTCAAGGCTCGCGAGGATGTGCCCGCCCTCGACCGTGCGCGGGAGACCGATCACCTCGAGTCGATGCTCGCCCGAGGCGCCGAGCTCGGGCTCGTCGAGGATCTCGTGCGCCCGCTCTTCGAGGCCCTCTTCGCCGCGTCGCGCGCGGAGCAGCGCCACGTGCGCCTCGCGGCGCTCGCGCCCCTGCGCGTCGGGATCGTCGGGGCCACCGCGGGCATCGGCGCCACCCTCGCGCGGGTGTTCACGCGCGCCGGTCTGGTGGTCGAGGGCACGGGGCTCGACGCCGGAGCTCCCGCGGGGGAGATCGCGGCGCGGAGCGAGCTCGTCGTGCTCGCCGCGCCGATCGACGTCACCTGCGCGGTGGCGGCGCAGGTAGGCCCCCACGTCGTGCCTGGCGCGTGCCTGATGGACGTCACGTCGGTGAAGCGCGCGCCGATCGCGGCGATGCTCGCCGCGACCTCGCCCGAGGTCGACGTGGTGGGGGCGCACCCGCTCTTCGGACCGAGCGCGGCCCCCGACCTCGAGGGCCGACGGGTGGTGTTGTGCCGGGGTCGCGGCGACGTGTGGATGCCTCGCGTCGCGCGGCTGTTCGAGCTGCTCGGCGCCGAGGTCGTGGAGGCAGACGCCGAGGAGCACGACCACCACATGGCCTTCGGGCAGGCGCTCACTCAGGCCAAGGCGATCGCGCTCGGCGCGACGCTCGCGCGGAGCGGCGTGTCGCTCGCGCGAGCGCGTGCGCTCTCGACGGAGACCTCGCGCGCCGACCTCTCCACGCTGGAGCGGCTCGCCGCGCAGCGGCCGGGGCTCTTCGCGGATCTGCTCTGCGAGAACCCCGAGGCCCCGAGCGCGTGCGCCGCGCTGGCCCAGGAGCTCGCCGCGCTCGCGCGCGAGGCCGCCGCGCACGACCGCGACGCGCTCATCCGCCAATTCATTGCGGTCGCGCGGGTCGTGCTTGGCGGAGCGTGA
- a CDS encoding flagellar biosynthetic protein FliO, producing the protein MGPYTSYLLETVLMLAVVCGLALVVMVAAKRVGVGRASGPITLVGQLPLDARRGLYLVRVGARVFLVGVGEGGFTKLGEIPASEVPLEPAAAAGDSFAELFARALSRKREPSPSPSSEAPVVSAPAAGAKALKTDATHDRVESSLAVASAEEDS; encoded by the coding sequence TTGGGACCGTACACGTCGTATCTGCTCGAGACGGTGCTCATGCTCGCCGTGGTCTGCGGCCTCGCGCTCGTCGTGATGGTGGCGGCCAAGCGCGTCGGCGTGGGCCGCGCCTCGGGGCCCATCACTCTAGTAGGTCAGCTCCCGCTCGACGCGCGGCGCGGGCTCTACCTGGTGCGTGTGGGGGCGCGCGTGTTCCTCGTGGGTGTGGGTGAAGGTGGGTTCACCAAACTCGGCGAGATCCCCGCGAGCGAGGTCCCGCTCGAACCGGCGGCGGCGGCGGGGGACTCGTTCGCCGAGCTCTTCGCGCGCGCCCTCTCGCGCAAGCGGGAGCCCTCGCCTTCGCCCTCGTCCGAAGCGCCCGTCGTGTCGGCGCCGGCCGCCGGCGCGAAGGCCCTGAAGACCGACGCCACGCACGACCGGGTCGAATCAAGTTTGGCCGTCGCGTCGGCCGAGGAGGACTCATGA
- a CDS encoding EscR/YscR/HrcR family type III secretion system export apparatus protein: MSARRRVGAASVAVLAALVALAPRAVAAAPVAAAPAAAQAASPGLSLLLSVAVVSLLPFLFLSLTSFVKISTVLQITKSAIGAQSVPSNTVILALSGALTLLAMAPTASAVFARAAPVLAENPQGPEAIVKVAAAAREPMRAFLRQNASEREVARFVAVAKTSAAAPATGPSATDPTPAVEESDLAVLAPAFVVTELTEAFAIGFLIFLPFLVIDLVVANVLASLGLQTLSVSQVSLPFKLLLFVSVDGWGLLAQALVLGYRH, from the coding sequence ATGAGCGCGCGCCGTCGCGTCGGCGCCGCCAGCGTCGCGGTGCTCGCCGCGCTCGTGGCCCTCGCGCCGAGGGCCGTGGCCGCCGCGCCCGTCGCCGCCGCGCCCGCCGCCGCGCAGGCCGCGAGCCCGGGGCTCTCGCTCCTGCTCTCCGTGGCCGTGGTGTCGCTCCTGCCGTTCTTGTTCCTCAGCCTCACGTCGTTCGTGAAGATCTCGACGGTCCTCCAGATCACGAAGAGCGCGATCGGGGCGCAGTCGGTGCCCTCGAACACGGTCATCCTCGCGCTCTCCGGCGCCCTCACGCTGCTCGCGATGGCGCCCACGGCGAGCGCGGTGTTCGCTCGGGCCGCGCCGGTGCTCGCCGAGAACCCGCAGGGCCCGGAGGCGATCGTGAAGGTCGCCGCCGCCGCGCGGGAGCCCATGCGCGCGTTCCTGCGGCAGAACGCGAGCGAGCGTGAGGTCGCGCGGTTCGTCGCGGTGGCGAAGACCTCGGCCGCCGCACCCGCCACGGGTCCTTCGGCCACGGATCCCACGCCCGCCGTCGAGGAGAGCGATCTCGCCGTGCTCGCCCCCGCGTTCGTCGTCACCGAGCTCACCGAGGCGTTCGCCATCGGCTTTCTCATCTTCCTGCCGTTCCTCGTGATCGACCTCGTCGTCGCGAACGTGCTCGCCTCCCTCGGCCTGCAGACCCTCTCGGTCTCGCAGGTGAGCCTGCCGTTCAAGCTGCTGCTCTTCGTCAGCGTGGACGGCTGGGGGCTGCTGGCGCAGGCCCTCGTGCTCGGGTACCGGCACTGA
- a CDS encoding MAPEG family protein — protein sequence MNVPLLCLPIAYALIHAPKVVFSMQLVKMPEGYDNANPRDQQAKLTGAGRRAAAAHANGFEAFAPFAAGVLACELTHARPGTAAALAVAHVIARLVYPFLYIGNVDKARSLVWTVGFLASVGLLVLPLVSP from the coding sequence ATGAACGTCCCGCTCCTCTGCCTGCCCATCGCGTACGCGCTCATTCATGCGCCGAAGGTGGTCTTCTCCATGCAGCTCGTGAAGATGCCGGAGGGGTACGACAACGCGAACCCGCGCGACCAGCAGGCGAAGCTCACCGGCGCGGGTCGTCGCGCCGCCGCCGCCCACGCGAACGGCTTCGAGGCGTTCGCCCCCTTCGCCGCCGGCGTGCTCGCGTGCGAGCTGACCCACGCGCGCCCCGGGACCGCCGCCGCGCTCGCCGTCGCGCACGTCATCGCGCGGCTCGTCTACCCCTTCCTCTACATCGGGAACGTCGACAAGGCGCGCTCGCTCGTGTGGACGGTCGGCTTTCTCGCGTCCGTCGGCCTCCTCGTCCTGCCCTTGGTCTCCCCATGA